The following proteins come from a genomic window of Synergistaceae bacterium:
- a CDS encoding CoA transferase subunit A → MAKKRIKPVLSPEEAVKAVTPGCSLMVGGFNYGGVPYTLMDALAEAGTKDLYLICDDTCYVNDEHPKGIGQGRLIVNRQVRRLTTSHIGLNRETQRLFNENLLELELVPQGTLIERIRCGGYGIAGFLSPVGVGTVYEEKKRTLELDGKKYILETPLKADVAFIRAFRADSVGNLTYFGTNRNFSPVMATAAKYVAAEVDEIVPVGAIDPNDVVTPGIFIDALVLKGEGLYASRT, encoded by the coding sequence ATGGCTAAAAAACGGATCAAACCTGTTCTGTCGCCGGAGGAGGCGGTGAAGGCGGTCACGCCGGGCTGTTCTCTGATGGTTGGTGGATTCAACTACGGCGGCGTCCCCTATACCCTCATGGACGCGCTGGCGGAGGCGGGAACGAAAGACCTGTATCTGATCTGCGACGACACCTGCTACGTCAACGACGAGCACCCCAAAGGCATCGGGCAGGGGCGGCTCATCGTGAACAGACAGGTTCGCAGGCTCACCACCTCCCACATCGGATTGAATCGGGAAACTCAGCGACTTTTCAACGAAAATCTGCTGGAGCTGGAGCTGGTCCCTCAGGGAACGCTCATCGAGCGCATCCGCTGCGGCGGCTACGGAATCGCCGGCTTTCTGTCCCCCGTGGGAGTGGGGACGGTGTACGAAGAAAAGAAGCGGACCCTGGAGCTGGACGGGAAAAAATACATTCTGGAGACGCCCCTGAAAGCCGACGTGGCGTTCATCCGCGCCTTTCGCGCCGACAGTGTCGGAAATCTGACTTATTTCGGAACCAACCGCAATTTTTCTCCCGTCATGGCGACCGCCGCGAAATACGTGGCCGCCGAGGTGGACGAGATCGTTCCCGTGGGCGCCATCGACCCCAACGACGTGGTGACCCCGGGAATTTTCATCGACGCTCTGGTCCTGAAAGGAGAGGGCCTCTATGCTTCCCGAACTTGA